The nucleotide sequence AATAATGATGTTTAACAATACCCCTACTGAAACGTGGAATCCGTGGAAACCTGTTATAAAGAAGAATAAATCGCCAAAACTTTTATGACCGTATTCGTTGCGCACCAAGTTGGCACCTTCTACCACATATTGGAAATCGTTTGCACGTTTTAAAGTTTCTTCGCGAGATAACGTTATTTTTTTATGTTTATTTTCTGGGTCGGTATATTGTGTTCTAATCAATATATCTGGGTTGTTTTCTAAACCTGCTTTCACTTGGCTTAGTGATACAGATGTATTAGATCCTCCAGACATTCCCCAAACGCCTTTGCTTCTTGTTAATGCAGCGTCTTCACGTGCAATTGTTGTATCTGCAAACTCTGCTAATGCTACACGTTTTCCGTCTTTATTAACGAATTGCAAAATTTCGCCACCTCTTGTTTCCACAGCACCATAAGTACCTGTGATGAAGTTTTTCCACTCCCAAGCCTGTGATCCAACGAAAACAAGACCGCCTACGATGGTTAATAACATATAAACGGCTACTTTCTTTTGCTTCATTTGATGACCTGCATCTACTGCCAATACCATCGTTACCGATGAAAAGATCAAGATAAAAGTCATTAATGCTACGTAAAACATTGGTGCATCTACACTATGCATAAACGGAAAGTGATTAAATACCTCATCGGCAATTGGCCATGAATCAATAAATTTGAATCTTGTAAAACCATAAGCGGCAAGGAATCCGGCAAATGTTAATGAATCTGACAAAATGAAAAACCACATCATCATTTTCCCATAGCTCGCTCCAAGAGGTTGGACATCTTCGCCACCTCCCCAAGTTTGTTCTTTAGTCGCTGCTGTAGTAACTGTCGCTCCCATAAAAAGTTTAAGTTGTTAAAAAGTTCCCAAATTTACATCTTTTTTCTTTTAAAGAAAAGTAAAAAGATTATTTGTAAAAAGTAAAAAATAAAAACAAATACAACCACAAGAATCCTAAAAAGTGCCAAAACATCGCACTTAACTCTATTCCAAGGGTTTGAGTTGCATTATACTTTTGTTTATAATGATTATAAATTACAATTAACAATGAAATTAATCCACCTGCCAAATGGGCAATATGTACTAAAACCACTACATATAAAAACGATGTGGTGATGGTACTTGCACTTCCTGTGAAATAATATCCGGCTTCAATAACTTGATTAAATCCTTGAAACTGCAATATCACAAAAGTAATTCCCAATAAAAAAGTAAGCCCTAACATTAAACTTGTGGTGGAACGGTTGTTTTTTTGTATGGCTTTTTTGGCTAAATGAAATGTTATACTGCTTAAAACAATCACCAACGTACTCCATAAAAACGCTTGTGGCAATTGAAAGTCTTTTAACCAATCCGGACGGTTTTTACTAATCACATAAGCGCTTGTTAAGCCAGCAAAAACCATCACAATACTACCCATTGCAAAAATAAGCATGGTTTTGTATGCTTTTCCTTTTTGTATTTTTTCTGCTTGAAGTTCTTCAGTATTCATTATCGCAAGAATTTATCTAATATAAAAATAATCTGTATCAATGTAATATAGGTAACGCTTATAAGCATTAGCGTTTTTGCCGACTTATCGGTTTGTTTGCGGTATAACTGAACACCGCCATAAAGCATCCATAAACCTGCCGCCAAAACCAAAACTGCTGCGATTGGTGAAAGATACAATCTTCCTGTGTAACCTGTTGCTGGCAATAAAGATGCAATGATTAACCACACACAGTATAAAATAACTTGCAATGCGGTTTTTTTGTCTTTTTTTCGTGTGGGCAATAAATAAAACCCGCCTTTTTCGTAATCGTTGAACAAGAACCAACCCAATGCCCAAAAATGGGGAAACTGCCAGAAAAACTGAATAAGAAACAACATTCCGGCTTCAATACCAAACTGATCAGTATGCGCCACCCAACCCAACATAAATGGAATGGCTCCTGGAAAAGCACCCACAAATACGGCCAATGGCGTTAAGGGCTTTAAAGGTGTATAAACGCTTGTGTATAAAAAGATGGAAATAGCACCAAACATAGCTGTTTTAGGACTCACGATATACAAAATTGCCAAACCAACAATAGTAAGCGCTGCCGCCAATGTAAACGCTGTGTTTTTTGAAACACGCCCTGAAGAAACCGGACGGTTTTTAGTGCGATCCATTTTTGCATCTAAATCTTTTTCGATGATTTGATTAAATGCATTCGATGCTCCCACCATGCAATAGCCACCCACAGCAAGCATCATCAATTTCATTATATCGATTTGCTGCCAGTCTTCCACCGCTAAAAGGTATCCGGCCAATGTAGAAAAAACCACACTAATAGCCAAACCTACTTTGGTCATGCTTTTAAATTCTGATAGCGCTGAAACTTTTATGACTGATGAAGATGTTTCCAAAATAAGCTGTTTATTCCTAAATAATTCGGTGTGCAAATATACTTGAAAAAAAATCTTAAAACTAACTATTTACACTTTTAAAGTGTTAAACAAAATCGAAAAAACACTTTATATGGTTGTTGTTTCTAATAAAATTTGTTTTTGGGAAGAGGTCCCAATGCGTTTCACTCCCATTTGTATATAAAACAAGGCATCGGTCAATTTTTTAATGCCACCGGAAGCTTTCACAGGCAATGGTGTAGCATTTTCAAGCATCAACGTAATATGCTCGGGTGTAGCGCCATTGGGTAGGTTGTTTTCGGTGGTATAAAATCCTGTTGATGATTTCACAAAAACGCGTGCATAATCATTTTCTTTACCGTTTTTAATCACAACATTTTTAATCAATGTGGTGATTTGAATGATTTCTTTATTAGATAATGCCGCCGTTTCTATAATCCATTTTATCGTTTTGAATTGTTGCAAACACATCATCGTGCATTCTTTTACTTGATTTTGAACCAAGGAAACAGCACCATTTTTAAATGCAAGATAATCGATCACTACATCTAATTCATCTGCACCATTGTTTATAGCGTTTTGGATTTGCAAACACTTTTCTTCGGTTGATGCAGTGCCTTGTGGAAAACTGATTACGGTTCCAACTAACACTTTACTTTTGTGCGCGGTTACAAATTGCTTGGCTTGCTGTACATATTCGGGCAAAATCATTACACATTTGTACTTCTTGGCAACGGCATTTTGCAATAAATCTGCTACAATGGCATCGTTTTCAAAGGCACTTATATTTGCTTGTTCGGCTGTTTGCAGATAGGTGGCATCTAAAAATTCAGTGATTTGTTTCATGGTTTTAAACCTAAATTCTTTCAAAAATAAAAAAACCTCACGAATTGTGAGGTTTCCATCTTGTATAAATCCAATAAATGGTGGTTCCAAATAAAACGCCTGCGGTGTTGCAAAGCACATCTAACCATTCAAATGAACGATGAGTGGGCAATATATCTTGCAGAAATTCAATCATCAACCCAAATAAAATCAATCCTAAAACTATTAGCAAGCGATTCAATGGATATGCCGATGATTTTTTGTTGAGCAAAGCCCATGACCATAAGAAAGACGAAGTGGTGTAAAAAACAAAATGCACTACTTTATCTAAATGCGGAATGCGTATTTTTTGAACTTCGTTAATGTTTGATAAATTTATTAAACAAAAAACTAAGATGAGTACGTTCCACGCTATGGCAAGCAGCTTTTTGTTATGCACCAATTAATTCTTTGTATTGATCAGCTGATAATAAAGCATCGAACTGAGCAGTATCGGTAACTTTTACTTTGATCATCCAACCTGCTGCATACGGATCGGTGTTTACCAATTCTGGTTCTGTTTCTAAACCTTCATTGAATTCAATGATTTCGCCAGCAACTGGCAAAAATAAATCTGAAACTGTTTTTACTGCTTCTACTGTTCCAAAAACCTCGTCTTGGTCTAAAGTTTGGTCAAGTGTTTCCACTTCCACGTAAACAATATCGCCTAATTCTTTTTGTGCAAAATCGGTGATTCCAACAGTTGCAACATCGCCTTCTAAACGAACCCACTCGTGGTCTTTTGTGTACTTTAAATTAGCTGGTATATTCATTGTTTTATTATTTTAAGCAAATGTATAACATTATTAAGAATTGAAAAATTTTTAGGGTTTAATTTCCAAAATTATATCGCAAGGTAAAGCCCGAACGTATATTGGTGATTGGGAACATGGTTGAAACAACTGCTTTTTGCATCATGTGTTCGTAATAAAAAATCATTCTAAAATTTTTACTTAAATCGTACTCGGCATTCAACCTGATATTGGTCATATCCTGCCCTGCCCCTATTTGATTGTTGGTATAATCTAAATAGCGAATAATGGTTTCGTTTCTTCGCCATGAAAATTCGCTTGTAATTCGTAAATCACTAACAATTCTTCCACCGTTGGCAACACCTTCAAAGTTTGTGGTGAAACCTACATCTTTAATGATAAAACCTAATTTTACGCTGAACTCATTTCCTTGCACTTCTGTTAGCAAATTGTTATCAAAACTCATAGAAAGCAAACGGTCTTTATTTATCTTAAAACCAACATCTATGTTTGATTTAGTCAACAAATCAATACCAATGAGCGGACTGAAATTTTCCATCATTGTGATATTGCTCACCACGTTTCTTGCCGGAAAGTTTCCGCCTGCATTTAAGGCATTCGGATTTTCTAAAAACTCATAATTGGTTTGGAAATTGTTTACAGAGTAATCTGAAATATAATTGTGAGTTATGGTGAAACGATTCAAATTCTTTTTAAACCACCCCAATTTTGCTAATCCTGTATAGCGCAACGACCAGTTTGGCAGCGGAATATTACGCATAAATCCATTGCCTTGTTTCGAAATATCACTGCCCGAATATGCAGCTAAGAACGAAGGAATCAACACTTCTTGATTGGTGCGGCTATAACCTACTGGATAACCATATTGGTCGATATTTGCGGGATCCGACAAATCAATGCCTCGCGCAGCAGCCAAACGGTTTGCTACTGTGATACGGTTTGCTTTGAATTGCTCAAAAACTGCTGATCCGTTTACATCGCTTCTGCCAAAAGCTGTTCCAATCATGATATTTGATGTGCGATACATTCCAAATTCATAAGGCGAACGCGAATTGTAAACACCGTTTTCTAAATCGTATTGCTCCGACATATTGTAGCTATAATCTTTATTGGCTTTTAAAGTAATCAATAAATCTTGAACAGGTTTCAATTCGGCTGAGAAAGTCAATCGTTCAGTGTGCATACGGCTAAACTCTTGGTTGAACTCTGGATAATATGTTAACCAACCTTTTCGAGCAGCATCATAGCGCACATCTTCTTGCGAACCAAAAACATAGCCAAGTGTTGGGCGTGCTGTTCCGAAGAAACCTAAACCGCCTAAATAACCCGGAAGCACCGTACCGTTTGATTCATTATAACTTACTTGAACATTTTTAACCATTGTTGCAACATTTATTAATGCATCTAATGCTGCCGAACCATTTTCTTCTTGTTCTTTTTTCTCTTTTTCGGTTAATTCCTTATTGCGTTCTACTTTTTCACCCGGTTTTGGTTTTTGGGTTAAAGCTTGCGGTGTTTTCTTTTTTGATTTACTTGGCACTAAACCTACAGATTTATATAGGGTCTCCATGCTCAAAGTGGTGGTTAAATTGTGAGAATTGGCATTTTGAATGGTGTTCCCCAAATCATAATTCACACCGTTGTAATCAATGCTTGAAAAGGCATCGGTAGCACGTTGCCAGCTGTAATCGCCTTTGTATGTATAATCTGCGTTGATGAATGATAAAAACGGAATTTTATCAAAAGGCAATTTATAATTCACATCAAAAGTTTGCATGCGCAAGTTTGGCGTACCCGGATCAAAATAACCGTCCCAAATATCTAATGAGTTATCCACATTGCGGTTGACATCCATATAATTTCGCACCACATTGTTGTTGGAAGCAGTGTAGTTAACCACTAAACTTTTGGTAAGGTTAAAACTAACGCCATAGTTGTAATTAAAGAAATAATTTCTTCGGTACAAGGGTTGAATTTCAATACCGTCCACATCGATCATTCTGTATTTTTGTTGGTTGTATTGTCTTAACACATCCGACTTGAATGTTACGTTGGTTGGCAATAAATTTATATTGAAATCGCTTAACAATTTAAAATATTTGCTTTTCTTGAAATTTTCTGCTTTTTTAAACGGTTCAATATTCCATGGCTTGAAGGAATAAGCATATACTAAAGACGAACGTGCTTGCTGATCCAACAAACGGTCTATTTCAAAATTGTGTTGTTGCACTTCATTGAATGAATGGGAAAGCGTTAAGTTTTCCACATCGTAAAAATGCTGTTTTTGATTTTGCCCACGTTGTTTGTTCACACCAATAAAATTAATACTGGTGCGTTTGGTATATTCAATTGCGCGGTCTTTAATCAGTTTGCGTTCTTCTGCAGACTGGGCATCATCCATTTTAGTTTCTAAGCGAATATCCGGATCGTTTGGATCGTATTCTGGTGTAATTTTTTCTTCGGAAACCGAATAACTAAAAGGTATGTTTAAATTCCATTTTTTGGGCAATACTTGGTGGGCATTCACTGCGGTAGTTACATTGTACTGAAAAATATCTTCCCTGCTGCGTTCTTGCGGCCCTTGTTCCAATGCTCCAAAGCCAATGGTTTGTTTGTTTACCGATGCAGTTACAGCTGCAAAATCGGCAATTTTAGCATCAACGGTAGCCACAGCAGCCCAACCACCTTTGTTGGTCATATCAGACATGCGAAGTTCATTGAACCAAACTTCTCCACGCAAATCTCTTGGCTGTTCAATGCTGTTTTCATACAGCACATTGGTATTGTTTCGAATACCAATCATAATGGTACGCAACATTCCAAAGTTTGGATTTCCTTTTACACCAATACGCAATTTATTGACTTTTGATGCCAATTCAGGAGCCAACTCGTCTTCGTTTTTAAAATAAATAAAATTAGGATCTTGGTTGTTGTCGCGGTTGCGCATCAATTTTAATTTGGTTAGCAACTCTAACTGCAATTCAATTTCATTGGCAAGCGGCCAAACTTCTTCTGCCATAGACGCTCCCCATTCGGTTACTTTTAATGGTATTTCTACTTGATAAAAGTTATTGGTAAAGTCATTTCCAAAACGGATAAATGCAACCATTTCATCGTCTTTCAATCGGGTGATATCTGTTTGCGCTTCTGTGGCTTCGGCATGTAAAAACATGCGTAGCTTTTTATACTGGCGCATATCGATATTTCCAACATTCTTAAATACAGCACGCGAATCTCCAGGCTCTAAACCATTTGGTGTGGTGGTTGCATTTGCTTTATACACACGCAATGACAATGCTTGTTCATTTTGGTTGATGATGCTGTTGTTTTGATTGATTTGTTCACGAATAATTCCCGGTGGCAATACATAAGGAATAGGTGTACGCGAATAGTTGTTTAAAATATTCAAAGTAGTTACATCGAAACCTGTATTTGTTCCCTGAACCACAATATTTGGATCTTCCACCAAACTTTCTGTATATCTGCGCCAATCGCTTCGAACTAAATTCAACGTTCCAAAACGCAAAGTTACTTCATCGGTGAATCCTGTTAGGAACATACGCATAAAACGCACAGATTGTAAATCAGAAATAGCTCCTACGGCATAATCTTGGCTTGCAATAATTGGCACTTTGTATTGTACCCATTTCACAGGAGTGGTGTTTCCGTTTAAAAACTTTTCGGTAGTTGTTCGCACATCCACCACATAGTTCTGGCCAATTATTGGGTTTGGCGTTACATTTACCTCATATTGATAATACGCATTAATCGTATTCATGGTGTTGTCATTATCAATATCTTCCACATCGGGCAAATTGCTGTTTCCGCGGTTGGTGTCAGTGAATTGTATGGGTGTATTTCCTTGCAAACCGTTATAGTTCTTATAGCGCGAAATGATATCACCTTGGGCAGTTAAGAAAAACTCATAATTATCAGCTGCCGGATCGGCCATACCTGCAAATTGCGGAAACTTAGCTTTTTCTTCTTCATCATTTAATCCGTCTAAACCAACATCTTGAAAAGCGCGATTAGCAGGATCTGAATCGAACGCATAAATCAAAGCAGTAGAAGCAGGTACTTTACCCCAAATAGAACTAATTGTTGGTGTGTTGTTAGCGGGAGAAGGCAAACCGTTTTCGTATTGCTTCATTCCGTCTTGCAAAATATCCTCAGAAATGTATCCCAAGTTAAAGAATAATTTCCCTGTATTTGCTGCATCTGCTGTATCGCCCGCATTTCCGGTATAAGGATCCATCATCCAAAATTCAATATACTCTACGTTTGCCTGTTCAAAATTGGTCGAAGCAATGGAACGCATAATCCCTGCCCAGTTTTGACTTGGATTAGGCAATTCATTAGCAGCTAAATATTGTGGATTGAAGTTATAAGGCCCTCGTTCTCTTGGATAGTAGGTTAAATTCAGTGGATTCACAGTAAGTAACTCTCCATTGGCAATGTCCATTGTTGGGAACAGCTCTTCTTTATTAACACGGCGTGTTCTGTTGGACGACAGCATGGCATCAGATATGTTATCAGGACGTCGATACGGATTATAAAAAATTTGATCTACTGTGTACCACGACATTTTTGCTCGGCGGAATCCAGATTGCAAGTCTGTGAAATTTTCACCAAAGCCCACAGGAACCGAAGACATAAACCACATTGTTGGATTCAACACATCGATATTACTTTGTGTTCCTTCAAAATTTTCAATATAAGAAGTTGCTTCCCCATTCACTTGATCTAAACGCGATGCGCCGGGTTTCAAATATGCAAATTCGCCTCTAAATGTTAAACTCGACATTACATCGGTATCAATATTTGGCAATTTATTCACCCAGCGGGTCAAGAAAGGCAAATCGGTTGTATAATTGGCGTTAAATCCATAAATAGTATTGTTTACCGATTCTTCTCCAAAGTTTGATTTCACCGTTAAAGGCTGCTCTGTTAAACGCAAATAGGTAGCACCTAAAATTAATTTATCATTTACCTGATGATCAACATGCACTCCAAAAAACGAACGACGAGTTTGGTTGAACATAGAATTTTCTTCCACAGAAATTTCAATCGGTGTGTTGCTTTCTCTAAGTCCCGGATCTAAAATTTGAACCATTCCGCGTTGGTAATCTACGGTATAATCTACCCCTTCTACCAACATTCTTCCACCAGCGGTAACCGTAACAGAACCTGGTGCAATATTAAATCCAGGAATAGGAATTCCATCGCCTGAGGAACTTGTTGCTTTACCTTTTAATTGAAACTTATTCTTTTCACTGTCTTGTAAGGCTTTTACATACGTGTTTCGATACATGTTTTTATACACGTATTTCTTTTGGTTGGGATTGTAGCTGGCATCCACATCATAGTTTTCAGATGGATTGGTTGCTAGTTTGTTGAATAAATGTTCTCCAAACGGTTCAACGGTGGTAAAAATGACCCTTCCCCCTTCTTCGTCAATGGTGATTCCTTCAAACTTGTTCATGTTTTGAAGTTGCCCGCTGTTGTTATTATACCCGCCGCCTTGGTTTGGATTGTTACTGTTTGCCGGATTGCTTGTTGGGTTGGTAGCAATATAATCGAACCAACCATCGCCACCGTTTTGCGGATCATTTGTAGCATTTAATCGGTCTAAGTTAAAAACATTTAACAAAGGAGTATCTGCAACACCTTGTGGCAAAGTAGTACCCGAAACAGGGGAAATATAGTTGAGCGGTTGCGGGTCGGTGTACATAATGTTCAAGCGAAAACCATCGCGTTCTAAATAGCGTGTGTTGGGCACTTGATAGATGTTTTTCATCATCAAATCCCAAACCGGTTCATTTACCGACGCCAAAGTACTTTTCAGCATTTTCACAATTAAACTTTGAGTGGTTGGAATGTCTTGGTTATTGGCATCTTGACCAACCACCGTAGCATCTACGCCATCGGTACCAAATTCACCCACTTTATACACTTTTCCGCCAATGGTATATTCAAAAGCCACACCAAGCACTTCGTCATTGTTCAAAGGTTGCTGCAAGGTGATGTATCCTAATTGCGGGTGGAATTTATATTCGTTTTCGGATAATTTGCGGGCGTTTTCTAACTTGGCATAATCGCGCCCTTCGGTTACTTGAATATTAAATCCACTTTGGGCTGTGTTTATTTCACGAATGCCCGCGTTTAAAAAGTTTGTACCAATTGCTTCGGGATTGAATTGGTTATTGCCGTTATCAACAGGTGCATCGACTTGAGAAGTTCCAAAAAAAGTTGGGTTTGCCGTTACATCAATCCCCACAATACGATCGGTTGCAGCATTGCTTAATCGGGCTTCCCCTAAATCTTGCAAAGCAATGATGTTTCGCATGTTGTTATTTGTCTGCGCCACACGGTTTTGGCGGTTTGTTACCCACACTTCTAAACGGGTAATGCGCACACGGCTGTTTATATACGGATAATTTGTTAATGCTTTATCGTATTGATATCTAAAGTATTGCGAAAGGAAAAAGTTGCGGTTTTGTTCATAATCCAAAGCAAACATTTCAAAATTTTGAACGGTACCGCCGCCTTCTGCCACAATGGTTTTTCGTTCGGAAGTTTGTCTAGAGAAAACACCTGTTAAAGTGGTTCTACCAAACTGTAATTTGGTTTTCACACCAAATAAATTCTGCGCACCACGCACCAATGAATTGTTTACCGGCATGCTTACGTTTCCCACTTCTAAGCCTTGCAAAATAGCATCTTCATCGGGTTCATAGTTCAACTTCATCATTTGCCTTTGAAAGTCTAAGGTTGCTTGATTATTGAAGTTAATATCGGTGTTTAAGCGGGTTCCTACTTTTCCTTGTAAACTTAAACTGATTCGTTGGTTAAAATCCAAAGCAAATGTGCGGCGGTTTCTAGGGGAAATAATAGGATTGTCTTGTTTGGAATAGCGAAGACCCAAGTCTAATTCTACCGAACCACTTGGTTTCACATCGATGGTGTTTCCTCCAAAAATTGTTTCAAATAATTTAGAGTTCACATAATATCCCGGCAATAAATCTTTCTTTTCTTCTTCGCTTAAGCGGTCTTGACCTGCTGCAATCCGTTTTGCGTAAAACTCGCGCATGGCAGCTTTCAGCAAAATATCTTCATACTGTTTGCGGGTTAGCACCATGGGATATTCTAAATTGAAATCGTTGTTGGTAACGGTGTACATATACCTGTCTGAAACTGGGTCGTAGGTGTACATTTTCATTATAGAATCTACATCTTTCAAAGTAATAGCTCCGCGAATTACTACTTTATCTTCTTCGTTTTCTTCGATTTGTGCAAAAACAGGTGAAGCATTACCCAATAAGATAATAAGAAAAAAATACTTTAAAAGAATATATAAACGTGAAGATGTTTTCAAAATCTTACAAACTTTTTAATGCTGATTTGATAATTTGTTCTACAGTAACTTCTGGATTTTGCTGCACGATGTTTTTTACTACTTTTTCGGTAGCTTTTCGAACAAACCCAAGTACTTCTAATGCAGATAACGCTTCTTCTGCATTTGTATTGTTTAAAGGTGCAGATAAATCTTCTAAACCATATAATTTTTGTACTTTTTCTTGTAGATCAATGATAACGCGTTGGGCGGTTTTTAAGCCAATTCCTTTGATAGATTGTATGGTTTTCACATCGTTTGAAGCAATTGCATTGATTAAATCTTTTGGAGCCACATATGAAAGCATGTTTCGAGCGGTGTTGCCGCCAATCCCTGAAACCGAAAGCAATAACTTAAAAAGCTCGCGTTCTACCTTATCCATAAATCCATACAAAATATGCGCATCTTCTTTGATTTGCAGGTATGTATATATCTGAATGGCCTCGGCATCTTTTATTAAAGAATAAGAATGCAACGAAATATGAACTTGATAGCCAATTCCGTTGCAATCTATAATAATATCTGTAGGAGTTTTTTCAACCAATCTGCCTTTTAAAAACGCAATCATTTCTTATCATTTAATTTTCATCAAAAATAGAAAATTTAATTAATATAATACGTTTTGTGAATTTGGTTTGCTTTTAAGCGTTTACACACTTTTTTTCTTTAAACTTTTTTGTTGGGCATCAATCACCGCCACAGCAGTCATATTCACCATTTCATCTACGCTGGCACCTAATTGAAACACATGCACAGGCGCATCCAACCCTAACAAAATAGGGCCGATGGATGTGGCTCCGTTTAATTCTTTTAGCATTTTATAGGTGGTATTTGCCGTATCTAAATTTGGAAAAACCAATGTATTTACCTTTTTACCGACTAATTTTGAAAACGGAAACTTGTCTTTTAACATTTCTTGATTCAGTGCAAAATCGATTTGAATTTCGCCATCAACCACCATTTCCGGATAATTTTCATGCAACATTTCAACCGCTTTACGCATTTTTCTTGGTGTTTCTTCTTTTGATGAACCAAAGTTTCCATACGAAATCATTGCCACTACCGGATCCAATCCAAACATTTTAACAGTGTGGTTGGTCATTAATGCAATTTTAGCAATTTCTTCGGAAGTTGGATTGGGGTTTACAGCAGTATCGGCCAAAAACATTGGTCCTCGGCGCGTAAGCATTAAATTGGTCGATGCCACTTTTGACACACCACTTACGCGAGGAATTAAATCTAAAACCGGTTTTAAGGCAGACGGATAACTTCTTGAATAGCCCGTTAGCATAGCATCTGCTTCGCCTTGCAACACCATCATCGATGCAAAATAGCTGCGGTCGCGCATCAGCTTTTCTGCATCAATTTTTGTAATTCCTCTGCGTTCTCTCGACTTCCAAAAGAACTCTGTATATCGTTTTCTTCGCTCGCTTTCTTCATTGATTTTAGGGTCAATAATCAGTACATCGGCATCAAAACCAATTTCCACTTTTAATTCTAAAATCACTTCTTTATTTCCTAACAAAATAGGAATTGCAATTCCTTCTTCGTAAGCAATTTGCGCTGCTTTTAAAACATTTAATTGATCGGCTTCGGTATAAACCACTTTTTTAGGGTTCATTTTGGCACGATTCATCAGCATACGCACCAATTTATTGTCGGATCCCATACGGTCTGACAATTCATCGCGGTATGCTTCCCAATTAGTAATCGATTCTGTAGCCACACCCGATTCCATTGCTGCTT is from Paenimyroides aestuarii and encodes:
- the sov gene encoding T9SS outer membrane translocon Sov/SprA, encoding MKTSSRLYILLKYFFLIILLGNASPVFAQIEENEEDKVVIRGAITLKDVDSIMKMYTYDPVSDRYMYTVTNNDFNLEYPMVLTRKQYEDILLKAAMREFYAKRIAAGQDRLSEEEKKDLLPGYYVNSKLFETIFGGNTIDVKPSGSVELDLGLRYSKQDNPIISPRNRRTFALDFNQRISLSLQGKVGTRLNTDINFNNQATLDFQRQMMKLNYEPDEDAILQGLEVGNVSMPVNNSLVRGAQNLFGVKTKLQFGRTTLTGVFSRQTSERKTIVAEGGGTVQNFEMFALDYEQNRNFFLSQYFRYQYDKALTNYPYINSRVRITRLEVWVTNRQNRVAQTNNNMRNIIALQDLGEARLSNAATDRIVGIDVTANPTFFGTSQVDAPVDNGNNQFNPEAIGTNFLNAGIREINTAQSGFNIQVTEGRDYAKLENARKLSENEYKFHPQLGYITLQQPLNNDEVLGVAFEYTIGGKVYKVGEFGTDGVDATVVGQDANNQDIPTTQSLIVKMLKSTLASVNEPVWDLMMKNIYQVPNTRYLERDGFRLNIMYTDPQPLNYISPVSGTTLPQGVADTPLLNVFNLDRLNATNDPQNGGDGWFDYIATNPTSNPANSNNPNQGGGYNNNSGQLQNMNKFEGITIDEEGGRVIFTTVEPFGEHLFNKLATNPSENYDVDASYNPNQKKYVYKNMYRNTYVKALQDSEKNKFQLKGKATSSSGDGIPIPGFNIAPGSVTVTAGGRMLVEGVDYTVDYQRGMVQILDPGLRESNTPIEISVEENSMFNQTRRSFFGVHVDHQVNDKLILGATYLRLTEQPLTVKSNFGEESVNNTIYGFNANYTTDLPFLTRWVNKLPNIDTDVMSSLTFRGEFAYLKPGASRLDQVNGEATSYIENFEGTQSNIDVLNPTMWFMSSVPVGFGENFTDLQSGFRRAKMSWYTVDQIFYNPYRRPDNISDAMLSSNRTRRVNKEELFPTMDIANGELLTVNPLNLTYYPRERGPYNFNPQYLAANELPNPSQNWAGIMRSIASTNFEQANVEYIEFWMMDPYTGNAGDTADAANTGKLFFNLGYISEDILQDGMKQYENGLPSPANNTPTISSIWGKVPASTALIYAFDSDPANRAFQDVGLDGLNDEEEKAKFPQFAGMADPAADNYEFFLTAQGDIISRYKNYNGLQGNTPIQFTDTNRGNSNLPDVEDIDNDNTMNTINAYYQYEVNVTPNPIIGQNYVVDVRTTTEKFLNGNTTPVKWVQYKVPIIASQDYAVGAISDLQSVRFMRMFLTGFTDEVTLRFGTLNLVRSDWRRYTESLVEDPNIVVQGTNTGFDVTTLNILNNYSRTPIPYVLPPGIIREQINQNNSIINQNEQALSLRVYKANATTTPNGLEPGDSRAVFKNVGNIDMRQYKKLRMFLHAEATEAQTDITRLKDDEMVAFIRFGNDFTNNFYQVEIPLKVTEWGASMAEEVWPLANEIELQLELLTKLKLMRNRDNNQDPNFIYFKNEDELAPELASKVNKLRIGVKGNPNFGMLRTIMIGIRNNTNVLYENSIEQPRDLRGEVWFNELRMSDMTNKGGWAAVATVDAKIADFAAVTASVNKQTIGFGALEQGPQERSREDIFQYNVTTAVNAHQVLPKKWNLNIPFSYSVSEEKITPEYDPNDPDIRLETKMDDAQSAEERKLIKDRAIEYTKRTSINFIGVNKQRGQNQKQHFYDVENLTLSHSFNEVQQHNFEIDRLLDQQARSSLVYAYSFKPWNIEPFKKAENFKKSKYFKLLSDFNINLLPTNVTFKSDVLRQYNQQKYRMIDVDGIEIQPLYRRNYFFNYNYGVSFNLTKSLVVNYTASNNNVVRNYMDVNRNVDNSLDIWDGYFDPGTPNLRMQTFDVNYKLPFDKIPFLSFINADYTYKGDYSWQRATDAFSSIDYNGVNYDLGNTIQNANSHNLTTTLSMETLYKSVGLVPSKSKKKTPQALTQKPKPGEKVERNKELTEKEKKEQEENGSAALDALINVATMVKNVQVSYNESNGTVLPGYLGGLGFFGTARPTLGYVFGSQEDVRYDAARKGWLTYYPEFNQEFSRMHTERLTFSAELKPVQDLLITLKANKDYSYNMSEQYDLENGVYNSRSPYEFGMYRTSNIMIGTAFGRSDVNGSAVFEQFKANRITVANRLAAARGIDLSDPANIDQYGYPVGYSRTNQEVLIPSFLAAYSGSDISKQGNGFMRNIPLPNWSLRYTGLAKLGWFKKNLNRFTITHNYISDYSVNNFQTNYEFLENPNALNAGGNFPARNVVSNITMMENFSPLIGIDLLTKSNIDVGFKINKDRLLSMSFDNNLLTEVQGNEFSVKLGFIIKDVGFTTNFEGVANGGRIVSDLRITSEFSWRRNETIIRYLDYTNNQIGAGQDMTNIRLNAEYDLSKNFRMIFYYEHMMQKAVVSTMFPITNIRSGFTLRYNFGN
- the ruvA gene encoding Holliday junction branch migration protein RuvA → MIAFLKGRLVEKTPTDIIIDCNGIGYQVHISLHSYSLIKDAEAIQIYTYLQIKEDAHILYGFMDKVERELFKLLLSVSGIGGNTARNMLSYVAPKDLINAIASNDVKTIQSIKGIGLKTAQRVIIDLQEKVQKLYGLEDLSAPLNNTNAEEALSALEVLGFVRKATEKVVKNIVQQNPEVTVEQIIKSALKSL